The following are encoded together in the Vigna unguiculata cultivar IT97K-499-35 chromosome 2, ASM411807v1, whole genome shotgun sequence genome:
- the LOC114174593 gene encoding uncharacterized protein LOC114174593: MDGGRLADDQADTREMIRLMQQRMDEMQRNYEAQMQILREENAILRQKEEGIPSTPTVPDPNRLSRVQHREAERVESRPPPTGHEQSQPARVERTQGSRGNPSHTVAESSGANNGGRPSRLPIPASGSSPFTSYILETPLPEKWKMPTFDKYDGTTDPDNHLRVFMHQMMFHAVSDPIWCRVFSTSLTGEALEWFSELPTGCIDSFATLKARFSTQFAPLKPAILTVDNLVNIRQEDGESLRSYLDRYNRMSVKIKGLSDEIARHHFSYGLQPGVFADKISRKKPQTMEEMRERAAKFIQMEDMQEFRVKKREKEDAALTKPPVSKPSKPVTRPTERRMPPPKFTTYTPLAVSRARILQEAFSADSLPGIRKKPPPPDADGSKHCQYHRSIGHTTEECHTLRDKIEELIRQGHLKKYIRQDRPPQSLVRHRSPMRRVLPPRSEREREPEREKRKREPPRSLRGPRRSRSRSQERPLRGYINTISGGFAGGGSSSAARKRHVRALKSVHLVEKKVRSMPPITFTNDDFKAPDPDHDDPMVISIEVAEYGIGKVLVDQGSSVNILYWKTFQRMNLSEDLIVPYNEQIVGFSGERVDTRGYVDLRTRIGSRKDGREVRVRFLLVEANTSYNVLLGRPCLNAFGAIVSTLHLAMKFPSDKGTICTVHADQQVARQCYAAGLRIRPQSRPRKQHRSEVAMTDLDPRTNTEDRLQPEGETKDIPIGNQPGQLTKIGGALSAAEEELIGTVILENRDLFAWSSADMPGVDPDVMSHKLAIFREARPVAQKKRKIGEERRKAVEEEVRKLEGAGFISEIKYTTWLANVVMLKKSNGKWRMCTDFTDLNKACPKDAYPLPSIDRLVDGASGHNFLSFLDAYSGYNQIPMYGPDRSKTAFITDRANFCYEVMPFGLKNAGATYQRLMDQVFRGQIGRSMEVYVDDMIVKSQTADDHVRDLGEVFRQVRKYNMRLNPEKCVFGVPAGSSWVSC, from the coding sequence TGATGCAGCAAAGGATGGACGAGATGCAGAGGAACTATGAAGCGCAGATGCAGATTTTGCGGGAAGAGAATGCCATCCTAAGGCAGAAGGAGGAAGGAATCCCTTCGACGCCGACCGTGCCTGACCCGAACAGGTTAAGTCGGGTACAGCATCGGGAGGCCGAGCGGGTGGAGAGCCGTCCTCCACCCACGGGGCATGAGCAATCGCAACCAGCTCGGGTGGAGAGGACGCAGGGCTCAAGAGGAAACCCGTCACACACGGTGGCGGAGAGTTCGGGAGCAAACAACGGGGGCCGCCCATCAAGACTACCGATCCCGGCGTCGGGGTCCTCCCCATTCACCTCGTATATCTTAGAAACTCCGCTACCGGAGAAATGGAAAATGCCGACTTTCGACAAGTACGATGGCACGACCGATCCAGACAACCACCTGCGAGTCTTCATGCATCAGATGATGTTTCACGCTGTCAGCGATCCCATCTGGTGCCGAGTCTTCTCGACTTCATTGACTGGGGAGGCGCTGGAGTGGTTCTCAGAGCTGCCGACCGGCTGTATTGACTCATTTGCTACTCTGAAAGCGCGGTTCAGCACGCAGTTCGCGCCCTTGAAACCGGCCATTCTGACGGTCGACAATTTGGTGAACATCCGCCAGGAGGACGGGGAATCGCTGAGGAGTTATCTCGATCGGTATAATCGAATGTCGGTCAAGATAAAAGGTCTCAGTGACGAGATTGCACGACATCACTTCTCTTACGGGCTCCAGCCGGGAGTTTTTGCGGACAAGATAAGCCGAAAGAAGCCGCAGACGATGGAGGAGATGAGGGAACGCGCGGCCAAATTCATACAGATGGAAGACATGCAGGAGTTTAGGgtaaagaagagagagaaggaggaTGCAGCACTCACAAAGCCGCCTGTCTCTAAACCGAGCAAACCTGTAACCCGACCCACCGAGCGGAGGATGCCGCCACCGAAGTTCACAACATACACCCCCCTGGCTGTTTCCCGGGCCAGGATCTTACAGGAGGCCTTTAGTGCTGATTCGCTCCCAGGAATTAGGAAGAAACCTCCGCCACCCGATGCCGACGGGAGTAAGCATTGCCAGTACCATCGGTCCATCGGGCATACCACCGAAGAGTGCCACACGCTCCGCGACAAGATAGAAGAACTGATTCGACAAGGGCACTTGAAGAAGTACATTCGGCAAGATCGTCCCCCGCAGAGCCTGGTGAGGCACCGAAGCCCGATGAGAAGGGTCCTCCCACCCCGTTCGGAGAGGGAAAGGGAGCCCGAGCGCGAGAAACGTAAGAGAGAACCGCCCCGGTCACTTCGGGGTCCGAGAAGGAGCCGCAGCCGTAGCCAGGAAAGACCCCTGAGGGGTTacatcaacaccatctctggggGGTTCGCCGGAGGAGGATCAAGCTCTGCCGCTCGAAAAAGACACGTTCGGGCGTTGAAATCGGTTCACCTGGTTGAGAAGAAGGTCCGATCGATGCCTCCCATCACATTTACGAACGACGACTTCAAGGCGCCCGATCCTGATCATGATGACCCGATGGTCATCTCGATAGAGGTGGCCGAGTATGGGATCGGAAAGGTTTTGGTCGATCAGGGAAGCTCTGTCAACATCTTATACTGGAAGACTTTCCAGAGGATGAACCTCTCCGAGGACCTGATCGTGCCATACAACGAGCAGATAGTCGGCTTCTCAGGCGAACGGGTGGACACGAGAGGATACGTCGATCTCCGCACCAGGATCGGCTCACGGAAGGACGGTCGGGAGGTAAGAGTTAGATTCCTGTTAGTTGAAGCTAACACCTCCTACAATGTGTTGTTAGGGAGACCCTGTTTGAACGCTTTCGGAGCGATTGTGTCTACCCTTCACCTAGCCATGAAGTTCCCGTCGGACAAGGGGACTATATGCACGGTGCATGCAGATCAACAGGTCGCCAGGCAATGCTACGCTGCGGGATTGAGGATCAGACCTCAAAGCCGACCGCGCAAGCAACACCGATCGGAGGTTGCCATGACAGACTTGGACCCCCGAACGAACACAGAGGATCGGCTGCAGCCGGAAGGAGAGACCAAGGACATTCCCATCGGGAACCAACCTGGACAACTCACGAAGATTGGGGGAGCGCTGAGCGCGGCAGAGGAAGAACTCATCGGCACTGTGATCCTGGAAAACAGGGATCTGTTCGCATGGTCGAGCGCCGATATGCCGGGCGTTGATCCGGACGTGATGTCCCACAAGCTAGCTATCTTCCGGGAAGCCCGACCGGTCgctcaaaagaaaagaaagattggAGAAGAAAGGCGGAAGGCGGTCGAGGAGGAGGTGAGAAAGCTAGAAGGAGCTGGCTTTATCAGCGAAATCAAGTACACGACATGGCTGGCTAACGTGGTCATGTTGAAAAAGTCGAACGGGAAGTGGAGGATGTGTACTGACTTCACTGATCTGAACAAAGCCTGCCCGAAGGACGCGTATCCCCTGCCCAGCATCGATCGGCTGGTAGACGGGGCCTCGGGACACAACTTCCTGAGCTTCCTAGACGCATACTCAGGGTATAACCAAATCCCTATGTATGGCCCGGACAGGTCTAAAACGGCGTTCATCACAGATCGAGCGAACTTCTGCTACGAGGTTATGCCGTTCGGTCTGAAAAACGCGGGGGCGACCTATCAAAGGTTGATGGATCAGGTCTTCCGCGGGCAGATCGGTCGGTCCATGGAAGTCTATGTGGACGATATGATCGTTAAATCGCAGACTGCCGATGATCATGTACGCGACCTGGGCGAAGTCTTCCGCCAGGTACGCAAGTATAACATGCGTCTCAACCCAGAGAAATGTGTCTTTGGGGTGCCGGCGGGAAGTTCCTGGGTTTCATGCTGA
- the LOC114174592 gene encoding uncharacterized protein LOC114174592: MRSPKNLKEVQRLMGRLTSLARFLPRLTEKVKPILKVMKKQTAEKWDNQCEAAFQQIKSMIAAPPIMNRPVEGLPLQLYLSVSDDAISAALVQEAPEQRPVYFISRVLQSAETRYQLIEKIALALLTASRRLRQYFQSHQVVVRTDHPIAKILRKPDLAGRMIAWSVELSEFGLKYEPRGSVKGQHLADFAAELHRPTPSPEQTWILFVDGSSDKRSAGAGIVIEGPNGFSVEHSLQFQFKASNNQAEYEALIAGLRLAKDLGATRLKCNTDSKLVVGQVRGEYQVKDDLLLQYYHKAVEAMKEFEEVTIHHIPREENARADRLSKLAEGKEKGQLKTIIRQTLMRPSAGECAATERSADWTTEIRELLRRCEAGEEVRPTERRRALRFVIIGEDLYKRGFTAPLLKCLTADEAAYVMNEVHNGICGMHTGRRTMKARILRAGYFWPTMEEDCEVVIRKCAGCQAHGNNMKRAPTELHSLTAPWPFAQWGMDIVGPFPIGRAQKKFILVAVDYFTKWVEAEALANITARQVHSFVWRNIICRFGLPHTIITDNGRQFIDKKLKDFYRQVGVRHVTSSVEHPQTNGQAEAVNKVIVAELKKRLGEAKGAWVDELPQVLWAYRCTPHGTTRESPFNLTYGTDAMLPVEVGEPTLRREMQDLEVNCGRLREELDWTTERENNGSHTNLFIGGTRRHVAAPGPYDHVQINGRSFATLQILTARHDPRGNVTVEKRHRSIGTTIRIKPLRLFYIARGWGGLCTVCPSVSQPLLTMKQEP, from the coding sequence ATGAGGAGCCCTAAGAACCTGAAGGAGGTTCAGCGGTTAATGGGCCGGCTGACTTCTCTGGCGCGTTTTCTACCCAGGCTGACGGAGAAGGTTAAGCCGATCCTGAAAGTCATGAAGAAACAGACTGCGGAAAAGTGGGATAACCAATGCGAGGCGGCATTTCAGCAAATAAAGTCGATGATCGCTGCCCCGCCAATCATGAACCGACCGGTTGAAGGGTTGCCCCTGCAGTTATATCTGTCGGTGTCGGACGACGCGATCAGCGCAGCCTTGGTACAAGAGGCTCCGGAGCAACGGCCTGTTTATTTCATCAGCCGAGTTCTACAAAGCGCAGAAACGAGGTATCAGTTGATAGAGAAAATAGCTTTGGCGTTGTTAACAGCCTCACGACGACTACGCCAGTACTTCCAGAGTCATCAGGTGGTCGTCCGAACCGATCACCCCATAGCCAAGATACTCCGAAAGCCCGACTTGGCCGGAAGGATGATCGCCTGGTCGGTTGAGTTGTCTGAGTTCGGTCTTAAGTATGAACCTAGAGGATCGGTGAAAGGGCAGCATTTGGCCGACTTTGCAGCCGAACTCCACAGACCGACCCCCTCGCCCGAGCAGACGTGGATTCTCTTCGTTGACGGGTCGTCAGACAAACGAAGTGCTGGAGCAGGAATCGTTATTGAAGGGCCGAACGGCTTCTCGGTGGAGCACTCCTTGCAGTTCCAGTTTAAAGCCTCAAATAACCAGGCAGAGTATGAAGCGCTGATCGCCGGATTAAGACTAGCAAAAGACTTGGGCGCGACGAGGTTGAAGTGTAACACTGACTCGAAGCTCGTTGTCGGGCAGGTACGGGGTGAATACCAAGTCAAGGATGATTTGCTGCTTCAGTACTACCACAAGGCTGTTGAAGCCATGAAAGAATTCGAAGAAGTTACCATCCACCACATCCCCCGAGAGGAGAACGCTAGGGCCGATAGGCTATCCAAGCTGGCGGAAGGGAAGGAGAAGGGTCAATTGAAGACCATTATCAGGCAAACCCTGATGAGACCGTCTGCGGGAGAATGTGCTGCAACAGAACGATCGGCTGATTGGACTACCGAGATTCGAGAACTCTTGAGAAGGTGCGAGGCTGGAGAAGAGGTCAGACCGACGGAAAGAAGGAGGGCGCTCCGTTTTGTAATCATCGGAGAAGATCTGTACAAGAGAGGCTTCACAGCGCCGCTCCTTAAATGTTTAACCGCAGACGAAGCGGCATACGTCATGAATGAGGTACATAACGGCATCTGCGGAATGCACACCGGTCGGCGGACAATGAAAGCAAGGATACTCCGAGCGGGATATTTTTGGCCGACCATGGAAGAAGACTGCGAAGTCGTGATACGCAAGTGTGCAGGATGCCAAGCCCATGGAAACAATATGAAGAGGGCCCCGACCGAGCTACATAGTTTGACAGCCCCATGGCCGTTCGCTCAATGGGGCATGGACATCGTCGGACCCTTCCCAATCGGCCGAGCGCAGAAGAAATTCATACTCGTAGCAGTCGACTACTTCACTAAGTGGGTGGAAGCGGAAGCTTTGGCTAACATCACCGCTCGGCAGGTTCACTCTTTTGTCTGGCGCAACATCATATGTCGCTTCGGCCTTCCCCACACGATCATCACCGACAACGGTCGGCAGTTCATCGACAAAAAATTGAAGGACTTCTATAGGCAAGTAGGGGTACGACACGTCACTAGTTCGGTCGAGCATCCCCAAACTAACGGCCAGGCTGAGGCCGTGAATAAGGTGATAGTAGCTGAGCTAAAGAAGAGGTTAGGAGAAGCCAAAGGAGCGTGGGTGGACGAGCTGCCTCAAGTGCTTTGGGCCTACCGATGCACACCGCACGGGACGACCAGGGAATCTCCATTCAACCTGACGTATGGGACCGACGCCATGCTGCCAGTCGAAGTAGGAGAGCCGACCCTTCGGCGAGAGATGCAAGATCTTGAGGTCAATTGTGGACGACTGCGCGAGGAATTAGATTGGACGACCGAGCGTGAAAATAACGGCAGCCACACAAACCTATTTATAGGGGGGACCAGGCGACACGTGGCAGCCCCAGGACCCTACGATCACGTTCAGATCAACGGCCGCAGCTTCGCGACGCTTCAAATCCTAACTGCCAGGCACGACCCACGAGGCAATGTAACCGTTGAGAAACGCCATCGGTCAATCGGGACCACGATCCGGATAAAACCTCTTCGACTCTTTTACATCGCTCGAGGCTGGGGGGGCTTGTGTACAGTATGCCCATCGGTCAGTCAGCCATTACTAACCATGAAGCAAGAACCATAG